GGGAGCCGGGATCCTGCTGGAGGCGCTCTCGGGTTTCGATTACCGCCTGGGGATGGTCGTCGTGATCGGTGTCTCGACGATCTACACCCTCTACGGCGGGATGCGCGCCGTGGTCGGAACGGACTTCATTCAGTCCCTCTTGATCATGGGGCTGCTGGTCTTGGTTGCCGTCTTGGCGCTGCAGCAGTTCCCGGTTCCTGAGCTCCATCGCGCGTTGGTCGAGGAGCATCCGGAGCGGCTGAATTTGCTCTTGCCGGCGGGGTTGTTGATTGCGTGGAACTCCGCCCTCTTCTCCATGGGCGAGGTCTTCCACAACAACATCTGGTGGTCGCGGGTCTTCTCCAGTCGCGCCTCCGTCGTCTTCACCTCGTTCGTGCTTGGTGGATTGGCCTGGATGACGGTGCCGCTGGTGACCGGCTCCATCGGCCTGGTGGCGTTGGCTCAGTCGGTGGACCTGCCCCAGGTGAACATGCTCTTTCCGGTGGTGGCCTCCCAGCTGCTCGGGGCGGGGGGTGCGGCCTTGGTCTTTGTGGTCGTCTTTGCCTCGTTGACCTCAACCTTGGATTCGCTCTTGGCGTCGACGGCGGATTTGGTGGCCGAAGACGTGGTCTTCAAGCTGCTGAATCCCAACTTGAGTGATGCCCAATTGCGCCAGGCCACGCGCCTGGTTGTTCTCGGGTTGGGGCTATTGACCTTGCTGCTCTCTTGGCCGCGGCTGGATTCCTTGGCGTCCGTGCTCTTCTTCACGGGTGCCCTGGTGGCCTCCACGATCTGGCCGGTGGCCTACGGCCTGTATTGGCCCAGTGCGAACCGGTGGGCCGCCATTGCCGCGATGGTCTCCGGCAGTGCCGTGGGCTTGGCTGCCTATGTGCTGATCGCGCCCTACTGCGCGGCATTGCTCTCCGCGGCGGTCTCGGCGGTGGTGATGGCCGTGGGCACCCAGTTGCAGCCCGAGCGCTTCAACTGGCTCACCTTGAGGGAGGGATAACGCATGGCACGGTCTCGGATGACAACCCGCTGGGCCCTCTCACTCGCCCTTGCCGCGATCGCCGTTCTCTTGCCCGTGGCCAGGGCGGGCGAAGCGAGCGCGCCACCGCGCTGGTTGGCGGATCTGCCGTTGCTGCAGGTCTTGATCTACGGAAGCGTTGCGGGTCTGGCCCTGTCGGTGCTGATCCTGTTGATCATTTGGTGGAAAGAGTGGAGGCGCGGTGATGTTTGGTGATCTCTAAGACTTTATAAATTCAGTGCTTGCACTTTCTCGAGACAGTGGCTAGTACTCGAGAAGGCAGGAGCAACCGAACCGAGCTTCACCGCTGTCCTCGTAGAGGGA
This DNA window, taken from Synechococcus sp. LTW-R, encodes the following:
- a CDS encoding urea transporter encodes the protein MVFSPTLAVQPFLAPGIAWALVVIFSVLWIALGVSWGRRGSGDADDYMLAGRNIGLALSTATLMASWVTGNTTLLAPEFGYRNGLWGMFSYALAGLGLVLFAPLALRIKTLMPKGRTSGDFIRLRYGRAAWWVFMVITAIYTLGFLMTQAMGAGILLEALSGFDYRLGMVVVIGVSTIYTLYGGMRAVVGTDFIQSLLIMGLLVLVAVLALQQFPVPELHRALVEEHPERLNLLLPAGLLIAWNSALFSMGEVFHNNIWWSRVFSSRASVVFTSFVLGGLAWMTVPLVTGSIGLVALAQSVDLPQVNMLFPVVASQLLGAGGAALVFVVVFASLTSTLDSLLASTADLVAEDVVFKLLNPNLSDAQLRQATRLVVLGLGLLTLLLSWPRLDSLASVLFFTGALVASTIWPVAYGLYWPSANRWAAIAAMVSGSAVGLAAYVLIAPYCAALLSAAVSAVVMAVGTQLQPERFNWLTLREG